Below is a genomic region from Pectobacterium polaris.
CCACTGTCAGGATTGCAGTATCAGTCAGCTATGCATCCCTTTCACCCTGAATGAACACGAGCTCGATCAGCTCGACAACATCATTGAAAGGAAGAAGCCTATCCAGAAGGGGCAGGCGCTGTTTAAGGCTGGCGATGAACTGAGATCGCTCTACGCCATCCGCTCCGGTACGATAAAAAGCTATACCATCACGGAGCAAGGCGACGAGCAGATCACCGGTTTTCATCTGGCAGGTGACTTGGTGGGCTTTGATGCTATCGGTACAGCCCAACACCCGAGCTTCGCTCAGGCGCTGGAAACCTCAATGGTCTGCGAGATTCCTTTCGAGACGCTGGACGATCTCTCCGGGAAAATGCCTAACCTGCGCCAGCAGATGATGCGCCTGATGAGCGGCGAAATCCGTGGCGATCAGGATATGATTCTGCTGCTGTCGAAAAAGAATGCTGAAGAGCGTCTGGCGGCGTTTGTCTACAACCTCTCCCGCCGTTTCGCCCAGCGTGGTTTCTCGCCGCGTGAGTTCCGTCTGACCATGACGCGTGGTGATATCGGTAACTATCTGGGGCTGACCGTTGAAACCATCAGCCGTCTGCTGGGGCGTTTCCAGAAAAGCGGTACGCTGGCGGTAAAAGGAAAATACATCACGATCGAAAATATTGATGCGCTTT
It encodes:
- the fnr gene encoding fumarate/nitrate reduction transcriptional regulator Fnr, translated to MIPEKRIIRRIQSGGCAIHCQDCSISQLCIPFTLNEHELDQLDNIIERKKPIQKGQALFKAGDELRSLYAIRSGTIKSYTITEQGDEQITGFHLAGDLVGFDAIGTAQHPSFAQALETSMVCEIPFETLDDLSGKMPNLRQQMMRLMSGEIRGDQDMILLLSKKNAEERLAAFVYNLSRRFAQRGFSPREFRLTMTRGDIGNYLGLTVETISRLLGRFQKSGTLAVKGKYITIENIDALSELAGSSRK